The Streptomyces seoulensis genome contains a region encoding:
- a CDS encoding LysR family transcriptional regulator, with protein sequence MDPHLLRTYVTVARLASFSAAARELGYTQSAVSQHIAALEQDLGAPLLTRRPVAPTLAGDRLLEHAGPLLLRLDAARADVARLAAAPTPGLTLATTPTALGPRTLGALPATGTAVSVVGRDEVLTAVATGTAGLGLVDGLAAPSDPLSLPDVAPLTAHGIFEEPVAVLLPTGHPLARRTGLRLGDLADARWIDAPDAALPLAQLRTANGGGAFRPALDYAGTDLRTLTALTAAGHGLALLPLSTATGIPGTVAVPLTTPRLVHRTELLHTGTPTGAAAEMVQCLLAASRQPTSAAR encoded by the coding sequence ATGGACCCGCATCTCCTGCGCACGTATGTCACCGTGGCGCGACTGGCCTCCTTCTCCGCCGCGGCAAGGGAGTTGGGGTACACGCAGTCGGCGGTCTCCCAGCACATCGCGGCCCTCGAACAGGATCTCGGTGCCCCGCTGCTCACCCGCCGCCCGGTCGCGCCCACCTTGGCGGGCGACCGGTTGCTGGAGCACGCGGGCCCGCTGCTGCTGCGCCTGGACGCGGCCCGCGCCGACGTGGCACGCCTGGCCGCCGCCCCGACGCCGGGCCTGACCCTCGCCACCACACCGACCGCGCTCGGCCCGCGCACCCTCGGCGCCCTCCCCGCCACCGGGACGGCCGTGTCCGTCGTGGGCCGGGACGAAGTGCTCACCGCCGTCGCCACCGGAACCGCCGGCCTCGGTCTGGTCGACGGTCTGGCCGCGCCCAGCGATCCGCTGAGCCTGCCGGACGTGGCCCCGCTGACGGCGCACGGGATCTTCGAGGAACCCGTCGCCGTCCTGCTGCCCACCGGGCACCCGCTCGCGCGCCGCACCGGCCTGCGCCTGGGCGACCTCGCCGACGCGCGCTGGATCGACGCCCCCGACGCCGCCCTGCCGCTGGCCCAGTTGCGCACCGCCAACGGCGGCGGCGCCTTCCGGCCCGCCCTCGACTACGCCGGCACCGACCTGCGCACCCTCACCGCGCTCACCGCCGCCGGACACGGCCTCGCCCTGCTGCCCCTGTCCACCGCCACCGGCATCCCCGGCACTGTCGCCGTGCCGCTCACCACTCCCCGCCTCGTGCACCGCACGGAACTTCTGCACACCGGCACGCCCACCGGAGCGGCCGCGGAGATGGTGCAGTGCCTTCTGGCTGCCTCCCGTCAGCCGACCTCCGCCGCGCGGTAG
- a CDS encoding CTP synthase C-terminal region-related (seleno)protein has product MTDTALRTATVALVGDRSPNVVSHTRIPRLLDALAERDRLVLDAYWIPSEDAEAEGAVRGFDAVWVLPGSPYRSEAGVLAAVRTAREERIPFLGTCGGFQHTLLEFARDVCGLTGVAHAENDPDAEDLLIEPLACSLVGHEAAVVLEPGSLAESVFGSTRTVERYFCSYGPSRHLDTLRAHGMRFSGHDTDGQVRVAELPDHPFFLASLFQPELYGDGSRPHPVIRALGRAAVERAATAARPA; this is encoded by the coding sequence ATGACCGATACCGCACTTCGCACCGCCACCGTCGCCCTGGTCGGCGACCGCTCCCCCAACGTCGTCTCGCACACCCGGATCCCGCGCCTCCTCGACGCCCTCGCCGAGCGGGACCGGCTGGTGCTGGACGCCTACTGGATCCCCTCAGAGGACGCCGAGGCCGAGGGGGCCGTGCGGGGCTTCGACGCCGTGTGGGTGCTGCCGGGCAGCCCGTACCGCAGTGAGGCGGGTGTGCTCGCGGCCGTCCGCACCGCGCGGGAGGAGCGCATCCCGTTCCTCGGCACGTGCGGCGGTTTCCAGCACACCCTGCTGGAGTTCGCGCGCGACGTGTGCGGGCTGACCGGTGTCGCGCACGCCGAGAACGACCCCGACGCCGAGGACCTCCTGATCGAGCCGTTGGCATGCTCCCTGGTGGGGCACGAGGCGGCGGTGGTCCTGGAGCCGGGCTCCCTGGCCGAGTCGGTGTTCGGCTCGACGCGCACGGTCGAGCGGTACTTCTGCTCCTACGGCCCCTCCCGTCACCTGGACACGCTGCGCGCCCACGGCATGCGGTTCTCGGGACACGACACCGACGGGCAGGTCCGGGTCGCCGAACTCCCGGACCACCCCTTCTTCCTGGCCTCTCTGTTCCAGCCGGAGCTGTACGGCGACGGCTCCCGCCCCCACCCGGTGATCCGGGCGCTGGGCCGGGCCGCGGTCGAGCGTGCGGCGACCGCGGCGCGGCCCGCCTGA
- the cyc2 gene encoding germacradienol/geosmin synthase Cyc2: MTQPFELPHFYMPYPARLNPHLEEARTHSTAWAREMGMLEGSGIWDQADLEAHDYGLLCAYTHPDCDGPALSLITDWYVWVFFFDDHFLDMFKRTPDRAAGKAHLDRLPLFMPLDPATPVPEPENPVEAGLADLWARTVPAMSEDWRRRFAVATEHLLNESMWELSNINEGRIANPVEYIEMRRKVGGAPWSAGLVEYATAEVPASVARTRPLRVLMETFSDGVHLRNDLFSYQREVEDEGENSNGVLVLERFFGCTTQEAAETVNDILTSRLHQFEHTALTEVPAVALENGLRPDEVAAVAAYTKGLQDWQSGGHEWHLRSSRYMNQGARSDSPWRVPSGPGTSAADIRTLLASAGVERMRAYTHVPYQKVGPSLLPDFHMPFPLELSPHLDAARQNLVTWCHGTGILSEGVWDEDKLAAYDLALCSAGLDPDATPEALDLSARWLAWGTYGDDYYPLVYGHRRDLAAARLTTARLSECMAVEGEPAVVPANAMERGLIDLWALTTAAMTVEQRRTLKAAVDVMTESWVWELSNQMQNRVPDPVDYLEMRRATFGSDLTLSLCRMGQGPAVPPEVYRSGPVRSLENAAIDYACLINDVFSYQKEIQYEGEIHNAILVVQNFFGVDYPAALAVVHDLMTQRMQQFEHVVAHELPVLYDDFQLSGEARAAMGHYVLDLQNWLAGILNWHREVDRYKAEWLAGRAHHFVPGQAPARLELTG; this comes from the coding sequence ATGACGCAGCCGTTCGAACTCCCGCACTTCTACATGCCGTATCCCGCGCGGCTCAACCCGCATCTCGAAGAGGCCCGCACCCACTCCACCGCGTGGGCGCGCGAGATGGGCATGCTGGAGGGTTCCGGGATCTGGGACCAGGCCGACCTGGAGGCGCACGACTACGGCCTGCTGTGCGCCTACACCCACCCCGACTGCGACGGGCCGGCGCTCTCGCTGATCACCGACTGGTACGTGTGGGTGTTCTTCTTCGACGACCACTTCCTGGACATGTTCAAGCGCACGCCGGACCGGGCTGCCGGGAAGGCGCACCTGGACCGCTTGCCGCTTTTCATGCCGCTCGACCCCGCCACCCCCGTCCCGGAGCCGGAGAACCCGGTCGAGGCGGGCCTCGCCGACCTGTGGGCGCGTACCGTCCCGGCGATGTCCGAGGACTGGCGGCGCCGCTTCGCCGTGGCGACCGAGCACCTGCTCAACGAGTCGATGTGGGAGCTGTCCAACATCAACGAGGGGCGCATCGCCAACCCGGTCGAGTACATCGAGATGCGCCGCAAGGTGGGCGGCGCGCCCTGGTCGGCGGGGCTCGTGGAGTACGCGACCGCCGAGGTGCCCGCCTCGGTCGCGCGGACGCGGCCGCTCCGGGTGCTGATGGAGACCTTCTCCGACGGCGTCCACCTGCGCAACGACCTGTTCTCCTACCAGCGGGAGGTGGAGGACGAGGGCGAGAACAGCAACGGCGTGCTCGTGCTGGAGAGGTTCTTCGGCTGCACCACCCAGGAGGCAGCCGAGACCGTCAACGACATCCTCACCTCGCGGCTGCACCAGTTCGAGCACACCGCGCTCACCGAAGTGCCCGCCGTCGCGCTGGAGAACGGGCTGCGTCCCGACGAGGTCGCGGCGGTGGCCGCCTACACCAAGGGACTTCAGGACTGGCAGTCCGGCGGCCACGAGTGGCACCTGCGCTCCAGCCGCTACATGAACCAGGGCGCGCGCAGTGATTCGCCCTGGCGGGTGCCGAGCGGCCCCGGCACCTCGGCGGCCGACATCCGCACCCTGCTGGCCTCGGCGGGCGTCGAACGCATGCGCGCGTACACGCATGTGCCGTACCAGAAGGTCGGGCCGTCGCTGCTGCCCGACTTCCACATGCCGTTCCCGCTGGAGCTGAGCCCGCATCTCGACGCCGCCCGGCAGAACCTCGTCACGTGGTGCCACGGCACGGGCATCCTGAGCGAAGGGGTCTGGGACGAGGACAAACTCGCCGCGTACGACCTCGCGCTGTGCTCCGCCGGACTCGATCCCGACGCCACCCCGGAGGCCCTCGACCTGAGCGCGCGATGGCTCGCCTGGGGGACGTACGGCGACGACTACTACCCGCTCGTCTACGGCCACCGCCGCGATCTGGCCGCCGCCCGGCTGACCACGGCCCGGCTCTCCGAGTGCATGGCCGTGGAGGGCGAACCGGCGGTGGTCCCCGCCAACGCCATGGAACGCGGGCTCATCGACCTCTGGGCGCTGACCACGGCGGCGATGACCGTCGAGCAGCGGCGCACCCTCAAGGCCGCCGTCGACGTGATGACCGAGAGCTGGGTGTGGGAGCTGTCCAACCAGATGCAGAACCGGGTCCCCGACCCGGTCGACTATCTGGAGATGCGCCGCGCCACCTTCGGTTCCGACCTCACCCTGAGCCTGTGCCGGATGGGCCAGGGCCCGGCCGTCCCGCCCGAGGTGTACCGCAGCGGGCCGGTGCGCTCCCTGGAGAACGCGGCCATCGACTACGCGTGCCTGATCAACGACGTGTTCTCGTACCAGAAGGAGATCCAGTACGAGGGCGAGATCCACAACGCGATCCTCGTCGTGCAGAACTTCTTCGGCGTCGACTACCCGGCCGCGCTCGCCGTCGTCCACGACCTGATGACCCAGCGCATGCAGCAGTTCGAGCACGTGGTCGCGCACGAACTGCCCGTCCTCTACGACGACTTCCAGCTCTCCGGCGAGGCACGCGCGGCGATGGGGCACTACGTGCTCGACCTGCAGAACTGGCTCGCCGGCATCCTCAACTGGCACCGCGAGGTGGACCGTTACAAGGCCGAGTGGCTGGCCGGCCGCGCCCACCACTTCGTCCCCGGCCAGGCCCCGGCCCGGCTCGAGCTGACCGGCTGA
- a CDS encoding cytochrome P450, whose protein sequence is MIPSPPPRHRLPHVPGPVSWQDEPGTADRPAGPGFWAVTRHADALEVLQDPATYSSHRAGELPPLKRMLDRQDPPQHTRLRSHAARALASERVERFTATARDRARTLLAQALESARSADGVLDLATAVSDPYTSLNLADLLGVPHADRRRLPRWTRPHTPADMTGYARGLIVHRRRYPDDDLTTALAHNAQLTSTELEMLVELLLTTGLAPMRDAAAGGLLVLAEHPEAYRRLRDGATEIDLAVEELLRRHPPLLATRRTAATDTELSGRRIRRGEKVVVLHEAVNHDERVFTAPHLLDPARTPNPHLSLGAGPHLCLGADFARLQLRVLYEEVLRALPALRLAGPVVPSRSGVTNGIASLPVRAV, encoded by the coding sequence ATGATCCCCTCCCCGCCTCCCCGGCACCGATTACCGCACGTCCCCGGCCCCGTGTCCTGGCAGGACGAGCCCGGCACGGCGGACCGGCCGGCCGGTCCCGGATTCTGGGCGGTGACCCGCCACGCCGACGCGCTCGAGGTGCTCCAGGACCCGGCGACGTACTCGTCCCACCGGGCGGGCGAACTCCCGCCGCTGAAGCGGATGCTGGACCGACAGGACCCCCCGCAGCACACCCGTCTCAGAAGTCACGCGGCGCGCGCCCTCGCATCCGAGCGCGTCGAGCGGTTCACGGCGACCGCACGCGACCGGGCCCGCACCCTGCTGGCACAGGCGTTGGAATCGGCCCGCTCGGCCGACGGCGTCCTCGATCTCGCCACCGCCGTGTCCGACCCGTACACCTCGCTCAACCTGGCCGACCTGCTGGGCGTCCCGCACGCGGACCGGCGCCGCCTGCCCCGGTGGACCCGGCCGCACACCCCGGCGGACATGACGGGTTACGCCCGCGGGCTCATCGTCCACCGCCGCCGCTACCCGGACGACGACCTCACGACGGCACTCGCCCACAACGCTCAACTCACGTCCACAGAGCTGGAGATGCTCGTCGAGCTGCTCCTGACCACCGGACTCGCCCCCATGCGGGACGCGGCGGCGGGCGGCCTGCTGGTCCTGGCCGAGCACCCCGAGGCGTACCGGAGGCTGCGCGACGGAGCGACGGAAATCGACCTGGCCGTGGAGGAGTTGCTGCGCAGGCACCCACCGCTGCTCGCCACCCGCCGCACCGCGGCCACGGACACCGAGCTGTCCGGCCGCCGCATCCGGCGCGGAGAGAAGGTCGTCGTCCTCCACGAGGCCGTCAACCACGACGAGCGGGTCTTCACCGCCCCCCACCTGCTGGACCCGGCCCGCACGCCCAACCCGCACCTGTCCCTCGGCGCGGGCCCGCACCTGTGCCTGGGCGCCGACTTCGCCCGGCTGCAACTGCGCGTCCTCTACGAAGAGGTCCTGCGCGCACTGCCCGCCCTGCGGCTCGCCGGGCCGGTGGTGCCGTCCCGCTCCGGCGTCACCAACGGGATCGCGTCACTGCCCGTCCGGGCCGTGTGA
- a CDS encoding damage-control phosphatase ARMT1 family protein, whose protein sequence is MSDAAPTAPVIRADDPGSFPHSTLAERHPAIIRQVRDGLPYEPAQRRALDALLENCTEGAVEPLPADAPDRERWRAWGLDTYVGQSWFDVPWLWSESYFYRRLLGAVGYFGPGAWRGIDPFRPSKAGELHSAATDGELSALDELKNRPAEDRDRALLSGSLWGNRADLSFRLSSEGGQDREPAPGLVADDSDLLWSLLPPTGTGTLCLVADNAGRELVPDLLLIAALLTGRRVGRVVLHVKPDPYYVSDATTADVIDALNRLRSATGLAGEYGDTLWSAMGDGRLTVRAHPFSCSPLPYADMSDDLRADFAAATLTVFKGDLNYRRLVGDRYWPPTTPFDEVTAYFPGPVATLRILKSEVVTGLSPSTEAALVGAEGQKWRTDGTHALIQVNPSHGPDGQ, encoded by the coding sequence ATGTCCGACGCCGCCCCCACCGCGCCCGTCATCCGTGCCGACGACCCGGGCTCCTTCCCGCACAGCACGCTTGCCGAACGGCACCCCGCGATCATCCGCCAGGTCCGCGACGGCCTCCCTTACGAACCCGCACAGCGGCGCGCGCTGGACGCCCTGCTGGAGAACTGCACCGAGGGCGCCGTCGAGCCCCTCCCGGCCGACGCGCCCGACCGGGAGCGCTGGCGGGCCTGGGGTCTGGACACCTACGTGGGGCAGTCCTGGTTCGACGTGCCGTGGCTGTGGTCCGAGAGCTACTTCTACCGCCGACTGCTCGGCGCCGTCGGCTACTTCGGCCCCGGCGCCTGGCGGGGCATCGACCCGTTCCGCCCGTCCAAGGCCGGCGAGCTCCACTCCGCCGCGACCGACGGCGAACTGTCCGCGCTCGACGAGCTGAAGAACCGCCCCGCCGAGGACCGCGACCGGGCGCTGCTGAGCGGCTCGCTCTGGGGCAACCGCGCCGACCTCAGCTTCCGGCTCTCCTCGGAAGGCGGCCAGGACCGCGAACCGGCCCCCGGACTGGTCGCCGACGACAGTGACCTCCTCTGGTCGCTGCTCCCGCCCACCGGCACCGGCACCCTGTGCCTGGTCGCGGACAACGCCGGCCGTGAACTCGTCCCCGACCTGCTGCTCATCGCGGCGCTCCTCACCGGGCGCCGTGTCGGCCGGGTGGTGCTGCACGTCAAGCCGGACCCGTACTACGTCTCCGACGCCACCACCGCCGACGTGATCGACGCGCTGAACCGGCTGCGCTCGGCCACGGGCCTGGCGGGGGAGTACGGCGACACGCTCTGGTCGGCCATGGGCGACGGCCGCCTGACCGTCCGGGCCCACCCCTTCTCCTGCTCCCCGCTGCCCTACGCCGACATGTCGGACGACCTGCGCGCCGACTTCGCGGCGGCCACCCTCACCGTGTTCAAGGGCGACCTCAACTACCGCCGTCTGGTGGGCGACCGCTACTGGCCGCCCACCACGCCCTTCGACGAGGTGACCGCCTACTTCCCCGGCCCGGTGGCCACGCTGCGCATCCTCAAGTCCGAGGTCGTCACCGGTCTCTCCCCGTCCACCGAGGCCGCGCTGGTCGGGGCGGAGGGGCAGAAGTGGCGCACCGACGGCACGCACGCCCTGATCCAGGTCAACCCGTCACACGGCCCGGACGGGCAGTGA
- a CDS encoding ScbR family autoregulator-binding transcription factor has product MARQLRAEQTRTTIITAAADLFDRQGYESTSLSDIVGHANVTKGALYFHFAAKEDLAHAILELQSAAARQVVAEVESRGCSSLEALMRATFALARLAVHDPVPRAGLRLVTTNLSVRPPLRHPFTEWLEFASRKLNGAVRDCDVHADLDAGIVAHSLVCFFVGTRVAGRTLEPPARLPRRVAEMWHLMLRSLVPVHRRPRYLALAAQLERESRIG; this is encoded by the coding sequence ATGGCGAGGCAGTTGCGCGCTGAACAGACCCGGACGACGATCATCACGGCCGCGGCCGACCTGTTCGACCGGCAGGGATATGAATCCACCAGCCTGAGCGACATCGTCGGACACGCGAACGTCACCAAGGGCGCCCTGTACTTCCACTTCGCCGCCAAGGAGGACCTGGCCCACGCCATCCTCGAACTCCAGTCGGCGGCAGCCCGGCAGGTGGTCGCCGAGGTCGAGAGCCGGGGCTGCTCCTCGCTGGAGGCGCTGATGCGCGCCACGTTCGCCCTCGCCCGCCTCGCCGTGCACGACCCGGTGCCCCGCGCCGGACTCCGCCTGGTCACCACCAACCTGTCGGTACGGCCACCGCTCAGGCATCCCTTCACCGAGTGGCTGGAGTTCGCCTCGCGCAAGCTCAACGGCGCGGTCCGGGACTGCGATGTGCACGCCGACCTGGACGCCGGGATCGTCGCCCACTCCCTGGTCTGCTTCTTCGTCGGCACCCGTGTCGCCGGACGCACCCTGGAACCGCCCGCCCGGCTGCCCCGCAGGGTCGCCGAGATGTGGCACCTCATGCTCCGCAGCCTGGTCCCGGTGCACCGCCGTCCCCGCTATCTGGCCCTCGCGGCACAACTGGAGCGGGAGAGCAGGATCGGCTGA